A window of the Macrobrachium rosenbergii isolate ZJJX-2024 chromosome 43, ASM4041242v1, whole genome shotgun sequence genome harbors these coding sequences:
- the LOC136828627 gene encoding NPC intracellular cholesterol transporter 2-like — MRLFVFLALLGLASATAFQDCGSLGTDVSFSVEGCSSPPCTLVRGETYLISFQFTSSVNSETLTVAASANIGGIEVPWPGLDPDACKGVEGTENPCPIESGSQVDWSMEASVLKEYPKLVTMVTFKLLDDNGELQTCAKLPAQIV; from the exons atgcgtctttttgtttttcttgcactCTTAGGCCTGGCGTCTGCTACAGCCTTCCAGGACTGCG GGTCCTTGGGGACAGACGTCTCATTCTCCGTCGAGGGCTGCTCATCACCTCCTTGTACCCTTGTCCGAGGAGAAACCTATCTGATCAGTTTCCAATTTACTTCCA GTGTTAACTCCGAGACCCTAACGGTGGCTGCCTCAGCGAACATTGGTGGCATCGAGGTCCCTTGGCCAGGTCTGGATCCAGACGCTTGTAAGGGAGTGGAAGGCACCGAGAACCCCTGCCCCATTGAATCTGGAAGCCAGGTCGACTGGAGTATGGAAGCGAGCGTTCTCAAAGAATATCCAAAG CTCGTAACGATGGTCACATTTAAGTTGCTCGATGACAATGGCGAATTGCAGACCTGTGCCAAGCTTCCAGCTCAGATAGTCTAA